One window from the genome of Sphaerotilus microaerophilus encodes:
- a CDS encoding DUF2147 domain-containing protein → MHKKPLISAALLVAGGAAFAQATPVGLWKTIDDETKAEKSYVRVVEAGGVVTAKVEKILDPAKADAKCDKCSDDRKDQPIQGMTIVKGVKANADDKGLWDGGEILDPNNGKTYKVRMKPIDGGKKLEVRGYIGAPLLGRTQTWIRIE, encoded by the coding sequence ATGCACAAGAAGCCCCTGATCTCCGCCGCCCTGCTCGTAGCGGGTGGCGCTGCATTCGCCCAGGCCACCCCGGTGGGCCTGTGGAAGACCATCGACGACGAAACGAAGGCTGAAAAGTCCTACGTGCGCGTCGTCGAGGCGGGTGGCGTCGTCACCGCCAAGGTCGAGAAGATCCTCGACCCGGCCAAGGCGGACGCCAAGTGCGACAAGTGCAGCGACGACCGCAAGGACCAGCCGATCCAGGGCATGACGATCGTGAAGGGCGTCAAGGCCAACGCGGACGACAAGGGCCTGTGGGACGGCGGCGAGATCCTCGACCCCAACAACGGCAAGACCTACAAGGTGCGGATGAAGCCAATCGACGGCGGCAAGAAGCTGGAGGTGCGCGGCTACATCGGCGCACCGCTGCTCGGCCGCACGCAGACCTGGATCCGCATCGAGTGA
- a CDS encoding 3-hydroxyacyl-CoA dehydrogenase/enoyl-CoA hydratase family protein has translation MNRFNVRQVAVLGAGVMGAQIAAHLVNVKVPVVLFDLPNPKDGPKSAIALKAIDNLKKLKPAPLGVADDATRIRAANYEDDLALLGQCDLVIEAIAERMDWKLDLYTKIAPHVAAHAIVASNTSGLSISKLAEALPASIQPRFCGIHFFNPPRYMQLVELIPTPTTEAGVLDQLETFVTTTLGKGVVRAKDTPNFIANRVGIAGMLATIHEAQKFGLSVDVVDDLTGKKLGRASSGTFRTADVVGLDTMAHVIRTLQDNLGPDQANDPFFPSYATPAVLTTLIGAGALGQKAKAGFYKKVGKDILRFDAASGDYVPGGKKADAIVDRILKKPAAERLKLLRESTNPQAQFLWAILRDSFHYVAVHLGTIADSAREVDFAMRWGFGMKQGPFELWQEAGWQQVAGWVKEDIEAGKALCSAPLPDWVFDGRTGVHTPEGSWSAATQRYLPRSSLPVYARQRFPENVAGGGAVDPLKSGTELFKNDEIRLWTPDGEVLIASITSKMHLIGTGVIEGLAKAVELAEGADGKGYQGVVIWSPDDVFSAGANLESLLPVFMKSGAKGIAPIVKELQDTMLRLRYANVPVVAAVRGLALGGGCEIALACDRRVAHMESYVGLVEVGVGLLPAGGGLTYIARRAAERAPAGASDLLPFLKEGFEAAAMAKVGTSALESRKLGYLQDGDIVVAHRDELLHVAIGQVKAMVDAGYRPPPKSQIPVAGRNAIATIKASLVGMRDGGFITKHDFHIASLIADVVCGGELDAGTVVTEEYLMALERKHFCALLEHPKSQERAMGLLQNGKPVRN, from the coding sequence ATGAACCGATTCAATGTCCGCCAGGTCGCCGTGCTCGGCGCCGGCGTGATGGGCGCGCAGATCGCCGCCCACCTGGTCAACGTCAAGGTGCCGGTCGTGCTGTTCGACCTGCCCAACCCGAAGGACGGCCCGAAGAGCGCGATCGCGCTGAAGGCCATCGACAACCTGAAGAAACTCAAGCCCGCCCCGCTGGGCGTGGCCGATGACGCCACGCGCATCCGCGCGGCCAACTACGAGGACGACCTGGCGCTGCTGGGCCAGTGCGACCTGGTGATCGAGGCGATCGCCGAGCGCATGGACTGGAAGCTGGACCTGTACACCAAGATCGCTCCGCACGTCGCGGCGCATGCGATCGTTGCGTCCAACACCTCGGGCCTGAGCATCAGCAAGCTGGCCGAAGCGCTGCCGGCGTCGATCCAGCCGCGTTTCTGCGGCATCCACTTCTTCAACCCGCCGCGCTACATGCAGCTGGTGGAGCTGATCCCGACGCCGACCACCGAGGCCGGCGTGCTGGACCAGCTGGAAACCTTCGTCACCACCACCCTGGGCAAGGGCGTGGTGCGCGCCAAGGACACGCCCAACTTCATCGCCAACCGCGTGGGCATCGCCGGCATGCTGGCGACGATCCACGAGGCACAGAAGTTCGGCCTCAGCGTCGACGTGGTCGACGACCTGACCGGCAAGAAGCTGGGCCGCGCCAGCTCCGGCACCTTCCGCACCGCGGACGTGGTCGGCCTGGACACGATGGCGCACGTCATCCGGACGCTGCAGGACAACCTGGGGCCCGACCAGGCCAACGACCCGTTCTTTCCGTCCTACGCCACCCCGGCCGTGCTGACCACGCTGATCGGCGCGGGCGCGCTGGGCCAGAAGGCCAAGGCGGGCTTCTACAAGAAGGTGGGCAAGGACATCCTGCGCTTCGACGCCGCCTCCGGCGACTACGTGCCGGGCGGCAAGAAGGCCGATGCCATCGTCGACCGCATCCTGAAGAAGCCAGCCGCCGAGCGCCTGAAGCTGCTGCGCGAGTCGACCAACCCGCAGGCGCAGTTCCTCTGGGCCATCCTGCGCGACAGCTTCCACTACGTCGCGGTGCACCTGGGGACAATAGCCGACTCGGCGCGCGAGGTGGACTTCGCGATGCGCTGGGGCTTCGGCATGAAGCAGGGCCCCTTCGAGCTCTGGCAGGAGGCCGGCTGGCAGCAGGTGGCCGGCTGGGTGAAGGAGGACATCGAGGCCGGCAAGGCCCTGTGCAGCGCGCCGCTGCCCGACTGGGTCTTTGACGGACGCACGGGGGTGCACACGCCGGAGGGCTCCTGGTCCGCGGCGACGCAGCGCTACCTGCCGCGCTCCAGCCTGCCGGTCTATGCGCGTCAGCGCTTCCCGGAGAACGTCGCCGGGGGCGGCGCGGTCGATCCGCTGAAGTCGGGCACCGAGCTGTTCAAGAACGACGAGATCCGCCTGTGGACGCCCGACGGCGAGGTGCTCATCGCCAGCATCACCAGCAAGATGCACCTGATCGGCACCGGCGTGATCGAGGGCCTGGCCAAGGCCGTCGAGCTGGCCGAGGGCGCGGACGGCAAGGGCTACCAAGGCGTGGTGATCTGGTCGCCGGACGACGTGTTCTCCGCCGGCGCCAACCTGGAGTCGCTGCTGCCGGTGTTCATGAAGTCCGGCGCCAAGGGGATCGCGCCGATCGTCAAGGAGCTGCAGGACACCATGCTGCGCCTGCGCTACGCCAACGTGCCGGTGGTGGCCGCGGTGCGTGGCCTGGCGCTGGGCGGCGGCTGCGAGATCGCACTGGCCTGTGACCGCCGCGTCGCGCACATGGAAAGCTACGTCGGCCTGGTCGAGGTCGGCGTGGGCCTGCTGCCCGCCGGTGGCGGCCTGACCTACATCGCCCGCCGCGCCGCGGAGCGCGCCCCCGCCGGCGCGTCCGACCTGCTGCCCTTCCTGAAGGAGGGCTTCGAGGCGGCCGCCATGGCCAAGGTCGGCACCAGTGCGCTGGAGTCGCGCAAGCTGGGCTACCTGCAGGACGGCGACATCGTCGTCGCCCACCGTGACGAGCTGCTGCACGTGGCCATCGGCCAGGTCAAGGCGATGGTCGATGCCGGGTACCGCCCGCCGCCGAAGTCGCAGATTCCGGTGGCCGGCCGCAACGCGATCGCCACCATCAAGGCCTCGCTGGTCGGCATGCGCGACGGCGGCTTCATCACGAAGCACGACTTCCACATCGCCAGCCTGATCGCCGACGTGGTCTGCGGCGGCGAGCTGGATGCCGGCACGGTGGTGACCGAGGAGTACCTGATGGCCCTGGAGCGCAAGCACTTCTGCGCGCTGCTGGAGCATCCGAAGAGCCAGGAGCGGGCCATGGGCCTCCTCCAAAACGGCAAGCCTGTGCGCAACTGA
- a CDS encoding acetyl-CoA C-acyltransferase has translation MKQVQDAYIVAASRTPIGKSGRGYFRNTRADDLLITALRSALAQVPTLDPAAIEDAIIGCSFPEGEQGMNMARIAVALAGLPNGVGGVTVNRFCASGLTAIQMAADRIRVGEADVMIAGGAESMSLVPMGGNKPSFNPAIFARDENIGIAYGMGMTAEKVAQQWKVSREDQDAFALASHQKAIAAQLAGEFAAEICPVEVIERIPDLATGEITLKTRTVSLDEGPRPDTSLEGLAKLKTVFASPKDPTGKPTGLGSVTAGNSSQTSDGAGALILASEAAIRRYDLKPLARFVSFASRGVPPEIMGIGPIAAIPAALGYAGLRAEDLGWIELNEAFAAQALAVIRDLGLNPAVVNPLGGAIALGHPLGATGAIRAATTIHGLHRRQQKYGMVTMCVGTGQGAAGIFERV, from the coding sequence ATGAAACAAGTTCAAGACGCCTACATCGTCGCCGCCAGCCGCACCCCGATCGGCAAGTCCGGCCGCGGCTACTTCCGCAACACCCGCGCGGACGACCTGCTGATCACCGCACTGCGCTCGGCGCTGGCGCAGGTGCCGACGCTGGACCCAGCTGCGATCGAGGACGCCATCATCGGCTGCTCCTTCCCCGAGGGCGAGCAGGGCATGAACATGGCCCGCATCGCGGTGGCCCTGGCCGGCCTGCCCAACGGCGTGGGCGGTGTGACGGTGAACCGCTTCTGCGCCTCGGGCCTGACGGCCATCCAGATGGCGGCCGACCGCATCCGCGTCGGCGAGGCCGATGTGATGATCGCCGGTGGTGCCGAGTCGATGAGCCTGGTGCCGATGGGCGGCAACAAGCCCTCCTTCAACCCGGCCATCTTCGCCCGGGACGAGAACATCGGCATCGCCTACGGCATGGGCATGACCGCCGAGAAGGTGGCGCAGCAGTGGAAGGTCAGCCGCGAGGACCAGGATGCCTTCGCGTTGGCCTCGCACCAGAAGGCCATCGCCGCGCAGCTGGCCGGCGAGTTCGCCGCCGAGATCTGCCCGGTGGAGGTGATCGAGCGCATCCCCGACCTGGCCACTGGCGAGATCACGCTGAAGACCCGCACTGTCAGTCTCGACGAGGGCCCGCGCCCGGACACCTCGCTGGAGGGCCTGGCCAAGCTCAAGACGGTGTTCGCGTCGCCGAAGGACCCGACCGGCAAGCCCACGGGCCTGGGCAGCGTGACGGCGGGCAACAGCTCGCAGACCAGCGATGGCGCGGGGGCGCTGATCCTGGCCAGCGAGGCGGCGATCCGGCGCTACGACCTCAAGCCGCTGGCGCGCTTTGTCAGCTTCGCCAGCCGCGGCGTGCCGCCGGAGATCATGGGGATCGGCCCGATCGCCGCGATCCCGGCCGCCCTGGGCTACGCCGGCCTGAGGGCCGAGGACCTGGGCTGGATCGAGCTGAACGAGGCCTTTGCAGCCCAGGCGCTCGCGGTGATCCGTGACCTGGGCCTGAACCCGGCGGTGGTCAACCCACTGGGCGGCGCCATCGCGCTTGGCCACCCGCTGGGCGCCACCGGCGCGATCCGCGCGGCCACCACGATCCACGGCCTGCACCGCCGCCAGCAGAAGTACGGCATGGTCACCATGTGCGTCGGCACCGGCCAGGGCGCCGCCGGCATCTTCGAGCGCGTCTGA
- a CDS encoding enoyl-CoA hydratase: MSDSTIKTATLRGVATIEIARPEKKNALTAAMYQAMADALRAANGDASVRAVLITGQPGIFTSGNDLEDFLQRPPAGADSPVFQFMQALMGCDKPVIAAVTGAAIGIGTTMLLHCDFVYVSDEARLAMPFVALGLVPEFGSSVLVAERIGHARAAEKLLLGDPFTGAEAAECGIANAVLPASEVLNHARRVAERFNALAPAAVRESKRLMRARDRARLPEVIETEGALFRDRLRSEEAREAMQAFFEKRLPDFSRFG, translated from the coding sequence ATGTCCGACTCCACCATCAAGACGGCGACGCTGCGCGGCGTAGCCACCATCGAAATCGCCCGGCCCGAGAAGAAGAACGCGCTGACCGCGGCGATGTACCAGGCGATGGCCGACGCGCTGCGCGCCGCCAACGGCGACGCCAGCGTGCGCGCGGTGCTGATCACCGGCCAGCCGGGCATCTTCACCTCCGGCAATGACCTGGAGGACTTCCTGCAGCGCCCGCCCGCCGGAGCCGACTCGCCGGTGTTCCAGTTCATGCAGGCGCTGATGGGCTGCGACAAGCCGGTGATCGCCGCCGTCACCGGTGCGGCCATCGGCATCGGCACGACGATGCTGCTGCACTGCGACTTCGTCTACGTCAGCGACGAGGCCCGCCTGGCGATGCCCTTCGTGGCGCTGGGCCTGGTGCCTGAGTTCGGCTCCAGCGTGCTGGTGGCCGAGCGCATCGGCCATGCCCGTGCCGCGGAGAAGCTGCTGCTGGGCGACCCCTTCACCGGCGCCGAGGCGGCCGAGTGCGGCATCGCCAATGCGGTGCTGCCGGCCAGCGAGGTGCTCAACCACGCTCGCCGTGTGGCTGAGCGCTTCAATGCCCTGGCCCCGGCCGCCGTGCGCGAGAGCAAGCGCCTGATGCGCGCGCGCGACCGTGCCCGCCTGCCCGAGGTCATCGAGACCGAGGGTGCGCTCTTCCGTGACCGGCTGCGCAGCGAGGAGGCCCGCGAGGCGATGCAGGCCTTCTTCGAGAAGCGTCTGCCGGACTTCTCCCGCTTCGGCTGA
- a CDS encoding SGNH/GDSL hydrolase family protein, with product MPLPPIPSTREAPHPRPATLALVKACLSPLLLMQGAALRRRAPRLPEATGPRHGVAGNGAVRLRLLVVGDSSAAGVGVRVQDEALAPQLAGFLAAHLSASTQRHGRGPSAVAWQLVAANGLTAHQALAAMAATRLYPADVLVTVLGVNDVLDGTEPHAWLHELDAIRGHARNRAKVRHTVHCAPPRMDLMPLFPQPMRWVLGSQAERLDQALRRHVRQAHRRTRFALPFDPSREDPREWLAADGFHPNAALYRRWASELADHIDLDLSQSHLTRAVLPSSFLASGFSQLDPLTGYSGMGELT from the coding sequence ATGCCCCTGCCGCCGATCCCTTCGACCCGCGAAGCGCCTCATCCCCGGCCCGCCACACTGGCGCTGGTCAAGGCCTGCCTGTCGCCGCTGCTGCTGATGCAGGGCGCGGCACTGCGCCGTCGCGCGCCCCGCCTGCCCGAGGCCACCGGGCCGCGGCACGGGGTGGCCGGCAACGGGGCGGTGCGGCTGCGCCTGCTGGTGGTGGGCGATTCCTCGGCCGCCGGGGTGGGGGTGCGGGTACAGGACGAGGCGCTGGCGCCGCAGCTGGCGGGCTTCCTCGCCGCGCACCTGAGCGCCAGCACCCAGCGCCATGGGCGCGGGCCCTCGGCGGTGGCCTGGCAGCTCGTGGCCGCCAACGGGCTGACGGCCCACCAGGCGCTGGCGGCGATGGCGGCCACGCGGCTCTATCCGGCCGATGTGCTGGTGACGGTGCTGGGCGTCAATGACGTGCTCGACGGGACCGAGCCGCATGCCTGGCTGCATGAACTGGACGCGATCCGGGGTCATGCCCGCAACCGTGCCAAGGTGCGGCACACGGTGCACTGCGCGCCGCCGCGCATGGACCTGATGCCGCTGTTCCCGCAGCCGATGCGCTGGGTGCTGGGCAGCCAGGCCGAGCGGCTCGACCAGGCCCTGCGGCGCCATGTGCGCCAGGCGCACCGGCGCACGCGCTTCGCGCTGCCCTTCGACCCGTCCCGGGAGGATCCGCGCGAGTGGCTGGCCGCCGATGGCTTCCACCCCAACGCGGCGCTGTACCGGCGCTGGGCCTCGGAGCTGGCCGACCACATCGACCTGGACCTGTCGCAGTCGCACCTGACCCGCGCCGTGCTGCCGAGCAGCTTTCTGGCCAGCGGCTTCAGCCAGCTCGATCCGCTGACCGGCTACAGCGGCATGGGCGAGCTGACCTGA
- a CDS encoding acyl-CoA thioesterase, translating into MGSGSDPWQRELVLRVMPMPADSNANGDVFGGWIMAQVDIAGAVPVARVARGRIATVAVNQFIFKQPVSVGDLLSFYATVTRVGNTSVTVHVEVYAERNPANPHIVKVTEANLTYVAIDPQGQPRAIPRG; encoded by the coding sequence ATGGGCAGTGGCAGCGATCCCTGGCAGCGCGAGCTGGTGCTGCGGGTCATGCCGATGCCGGCGGACTCGAACGCCAATGGCGACGTCTTCGGCGGCTGGATCATGGCGCAGGTGGACATCGCCGGTGCCGTGCCGGTGGCCCGCGTGGCGCGCGGGCGCATCGCCACGGTGGCGGTCAACCAGTTCATCTTCAAGCAGCCGGTGTCGGTGGGCGACCTGCTGAGCTTCTATGCCACCGTCACCCGGGTGGGCAATACCTCGGTGACCGTGCATGTGGAAGTCTATGCGGAGCGCAACCCGGCCAACCCACACATCGTCAAGGTCACCGAGGCCAACCTGACCTACGTGGCCATCGACCCCCAGGGTCAGCCCCGCGCGATCCCGCGCGGCTGA
- a CDS encoding ABCB family ABC transporter ATP-binding protein/permease produces MRRAASFDLPPTPTAGAAPRSDWQTLQRLAPYLWRYRWRMVAALVFLVAAKVANVGVPVLLKTLVDALAIPAGDPRALLVVPLGLLLAYAGLRFSTTLFTELRELVFARATHGAAKQIALETFRHLHALSLRFHLERQTGGMTRDIERGTRALQSLVSYSLFTIFPTLIELALVLTLLGSRFDLWFVWITLAALVAYGTFTIAVTEWRTQFRREMNELDSKAHSRAVDALLNYETVKYFNNEAFEASRYDEGLDAYRLAQIKSQGTLSLLNAGQQAIIAASLVAMLWRATDGVVEQRMTLGDFVMVNALMIQLYIPLNFLGVLYREVKQSLTDLDKMFGLLSREREVADAPGARPLDVREAAVRFEHVDFAYDPSGKKARQILFDVSFEIPGGKTVAVVGPSGSGKSTLARLLYRFYDVGAGSIRIDGQELRSVTQDSLRRAIGIVPQDTVLFNDSIGYNIAYGRPGASRAEIEGAARAAHIHDFIVAQPLGYDTVVGERGLKLSGGEKQRVAIARTLLKNPPILIFDEATSALDSANERAIQAELKSAAQGKTALVIAHRLSTIVDAHQIVVLQHGRVAERGTHAELLALGGVYARMWQLQQSQPDPVAARG; encoded by the coding sequence ATGCGCCGCGCTGCCAGCTTTGACCTCCCGCCCACCCCCACCGCCGGGGCGGCCCCCCGCAGCGACTGGCAGACCCTGCAGCGCCTGGCCCCCTACCTCTGGCGCTACCGCTGGCGCATGGTGGCGGCGCTGGTCTTCCTGGTGGCCGCCAAGGTGGCCAACGTCGGCGTGCCCGTGCTGCTCAAGACGCTGGTGGACGCGCTGGCCATCCCCGCCGGGGACCCGCGCGCGCTGCTGGTGGTGCCGCTGGGCCTGCTGCTGGCCTATGCGGGCCTGCGCTTCTCGACCACCCTCTTCACCGAGCTGCGCGAGCTGGTGTTCGCCCGGGCCACCCACGGCGCGGCCAAGCAGATCGCGCTGGAGACCTTCCGCCACCTGCACGCCCTGAGCCTGCGCTTCCACCTGGAGCGCCAGACCGGCGGCATGACGCGCGACATCGAGCGCGGCACCCGCGCGCTGCAGTCGCTGGTGAGCTACTCGCTGTTCACGATCTTCCCGACGCTGATCGAACTGGCGCTGGTGCTCACGCTGCTGGGCTCGCGCTTCGACCTCTGGTTCGTCTGGATCACGCTGGCGGCGCTGGTCGCCTACGGCACCTTCACCATCGCCGTCACCGAGTGGCGCACCCAGTTCCGCCGCGAGATGAACGAGCTGGACTCCAAGGCCCACAGCCGCGCAGTGGATGCGCTGCTCAACTACGAGACGGTCAAGTACTTCAACAACGAGGCCTTCGAGGCGAGCCGCTACGACGAGGGGCTGGATGCCTACCGGCTCGCGCAGATCAAGTCGCAGGGCACGCTGTCGCTGCTCAACGCCGGCCAGCAGGCCATCATCGCCGCCAGCCTGGTGGCCATGCTCTGGCGCGCCACCGACGGCGTGGTCGAGCAGCGCATGACGCTGGGCGACTTCGTGATGGTCAACGCGCTGATGATCCAGCTCTACATCCCGCTGAACTTCCTCGGCGTGCTCTACCGCGAGGTCAAGCAGAGCCTGACCGACCTGGACAAGATGTTCGGCCTGCTCTCACGCGAGCGCGAGGTGGCCGATGCGCCTGGCGCCCGGCCGCTGGACGTGCGCGAGGCGGCGGTGCGCTTCGAGCACGTCGACTTCGCCTACGACCCGTCCGGCAAGAAGGCGCGGCAGATCCTCTTCGACGTGAGCTTCGAGATCCCCGGCGGCAAGACCGTGGCCGTGGTCGGCCCCTCCGGCTCGGGCAAGAGCACGCTGGCGCGGCTGCTGTACCGCTTCTACGACGTGGGGGCAGGCAGCATCCGCATCGACGGCCAGGAATTGCGCAGCGTCACGCAGGACAGCCTGCGCCGCGCCATCGGCATCGTGCCGCAGGACACCGTGCTGTTCAACGACAGCATCGGCTACAACATCGCCTACGGCCGCCCCGGTGCCAGCCGGGCGGAGATCGAAGGGGCGGCGCGCGCCGCGCACATCCACGACTTCATCGTCGCCCAGCCGCTGGGCTACGACACCGTGGTGGGCGAGCGCGGCCTGAAGCTCTCCGGCGGCGAGAAGCAGCGCGTGGCGATTGCCCGCACGCTGCTGAAGAACCCGCCGATCCTGATCTTCGACGAGGCCACCTCGGCGCTGGACTCGGCCAACGAGCGCGCCATCCAGGCCGAGCTCAAGAGCGCGGCGCAGGGCAAGACCGCGCTGGTGATCGCGCACCGGCTGTCCACCATCGTCGATGCGCACCAGATCGTCGTGCTCCAGCATGGCCGCGTGGCCGAGCGTGGCACCCACGCCGAGTTGCTGGCGCTGGGTGGCGTGTATGCACGCATGTGGCAGCTGCAGCAGAGTCAGCCCGATCCTGTGGCGGCAAGAGGGTGA
- a CDS encoding LysR substrate-binding domain-containing protein, producing the protein METKWLEDFVSLAETRSFSRSAQLRHVTQPAFSRRIQALEAWAGVDLVDRSSYPTRLTPAGQTLLPQALEVLGGLQAARNLMRGHQSTGQDMIEFAVPHSLAFTFFPHWVMELRQSFGAFKSRLVGLNVHDAVMQLTEGSCDLLLAYHHPSQPLQLNPERYEMLSLGHETLAPYAKADADGQPLFRLPGRQHEPVPYLAYASAAYLGRLVDLMLKQAGEALYVDPIYETDMAEGLKAMALEGHGVAFLPASSVKKEVRARRLVPAGPRQNGAPAFEVTIEVRLYRERPEHVRQPKPAAQALWTFLAGRGGGGA; encoded by the coding sequence GTGGAAACCAAATGGCTTGAGGACTTCGTCAGCCTCGCTGAGACGCGCAGCTTTTCGCGCTCGGCCCAGCTGCGTCACGTGACCCAGCCGGCGTTCTCGCGCCGCATCCAGGCGCTGGAAGCCTGGGCGGGGGTCGATCTGGTCGATCGCTCGTCCTACCCGACGCGCCTGACCCCCGCCGGCCAGACCCTGCTGCCGCAGGCGCTGGAGGTACTCGGCGGCCTGCAGGCGGCGCGCAACCTGATGCGCGGGCACCAGAGCACGGGGCAGGACATGATCGAGTTCGCGGTGCCGCACTCGCTGGCCTTCACCTTCTTCCCGCACTGGGTGATGGAGCTGCGCCAGAGCTTCGGCGCCTTCAAGAGCCGGCTGGTCGGCCTGAACGTGCACGATGCCGTGATGCAGCTCACCGAGGGCAGCTGCGACCTGCTGCTGGCCTACCACCACCCGTCGCAGCCGCTGCAGCTCAACCCCGAGCGCTACGAGATGCTCAGCCTCGGCCACGAGACGCTGGCCCCCTACGCCAAGGCCGATGCCGATGGCCAGCCGCTGTTTCGCCTGCCCGGGCGCCAGCACGAGCCGGTGCCCTACCTGGCCTACGCCTCGGCGGCCTACCTCGGCCGGCTGGTCGACCTGATGCTCAAGCAGGCCGGCGAGGCGCTTTACGTCGACCCGATCTACGAAACCGACATGGCCGAGGGCCTGAAGGCGATGGCGCTGGAGGGGCATGGGGTGGCCTTCCTGCCGGCCAGCTCGGTGAAGAAAGAGGTGCGTGCACGTCGGCTGGTGCCCGCGGGGCCACGCCAGAACGGTGCGCCGGCCTTCGAGGTGACCATCGAGGTGCGCCTGTACCGCGAACGCCCCGAGCATGTGCGCCAGCCCAAGCCGGCCGCCCAGGCGCTGTGGACCTTCCTGGCCGGGCGAGGGGGCGGTGGCGCCTGA